One part of the Paenibacillus silvisoli genome encodes these proteins:
- a CDS encoding WD40/YVTN/BNR-like repeat-containing protein has protein sequence MAGKGRLAKLGAALLLCASLLMPGAAGAAGAAPSGAAASCGTGAHGLRLSAMKDTGAPHMQAVQFLSGSIGRAAGNGFMVGTSDGGCHWQAIYNTGKLSFSQMEFLTNSVGYVLAKTSAEKQNTLLKTTNGGSSYTWVPTGQYGFDRIDFINEQTGFGFTRAFTFKTTNGGKTWTKLATPPNSRYVHFVTESKGWDITVLATGGYIVKRTVDGGLHWTDSLKVQADGSYGGAIYGNDPADVWVLLYGGSGMSQTSYSLYHTTDAGAHWKQVISNSTAGGGPAPGPKIAPGKLPGPAGRPNDMAVIGRKAAFLLAGSGALDRLQFGRSLDNGGTWSNLASGPPGFEGKLSFVSESTGYLAVTSGGPGSGVYKTVDGGKMWKNVFLLPEAE, from the coding sequence ATGGCGGGAAAAGGAAGACTGGCCAAGCTGGGAGCGGCGTTGCTGCTCTGCGCATCATTGCTCATGCCGGGTGCGGCAGGTGCGGCGGGGGCGGCTCCGAGCGGCGCCGCCGCAAGCTGCGGTACCGGCGCGCACGGGCTTCGCTTATCGGCGATGAAGGATACGGGGGCGCCGCATATGCAGGCCGTGCAATTTTTAAGCGGCTCGATCGGGCGCGCGGCCGGCAACGGGTTTATGGTCGGCACGTCGGATGGCGGCTGCCATTGGCAGGCGATCTACAATACCGGCAAGCTGAGCTTCAGCCAAATGGAGTTTCTGACCAACTCGGTCGGGTACGTGCTCGCAAAGACGAGCGCCGAGAAGCAGAACACGCTGTTGAAGACGACGAACGGCGGCAGCAGCTATACGTGGGTGCCGACGGGGCAGTACGGGTTTGATCGGATCGATTTTATCAATGAACAGACAGGCTTCGGCTTTACCCGCGCCTTCACGTTCAAGACGACGAACGGCGGCAAAACGTGGACGAAGCTGGCGACGCCGCCGAATTCGCGCTACGTTCACTTCGTCACGGAGAGCAAAGGATGGGACATCACCGTTCTGGCGACCGGGGGCTATATCGTGAAGCGCACCGTAGACGGCGGACTGCATTGGACCGATTCTTTGAAGGTGCAGGCAGACGGCAGCTACGGCGGGGCGATTTACGGCAATGATCCCGCGGACGTGTGGGTGCTTCTGTACGGCGGCTCCGGCATGTCGCAAACCTCCTATTCGCTGTATCATACGACGGATGCGGGGGCGCATTGGAAGCAGGTCATCTCGAATTCGACGGCTGGCGGCGGACCTGCTCCAGGGCCGAAGATAGCTCCTGGCAAGCTTCCGGGACCTGCGGGAAGGCCGAACGATATGGCGGTCATCGGGCGCAAAGCGGCGTTCCTTCTTGCGGGAAGCGGCGCGCTTGACAGGCTGCAATTCGGCCGGTCGCTGGATAATGGCGGCACTTGGAGTAACCTCGCTAGCGGGCCGCCGGGGTTTGAAGGCAAGCTGTCGTTCGTTTCCGAATCAACCGGCTACTTGGCGGTAACAAGCGGCGGTCCGGGATCGGGCGTGTATAAGACCGTCGACGGCGGAAAGATGTGGAAAAACGTATTTTTGCTGCCGGAGGCCGAATAG
- a CDS encoding alpha-L-rhamnosidase-related protein — MAFQLARPIWPAGLETEMNITGGFRARFDTVSAADARCLVRITASCRYRVYVNGRFLGHGPAAGPHGYYRVDEWQVPSESLREDGGNIVAVEVAGYNVNSFYTLDQPSFVQAEIELNGRVAAATGVTGDSSCAGFEAFVLRERVRKVQRYSFQRPFIEAYSLRPDVHAWRTDADAFPADPAEWQAAEEKLLLPRRASYPAFDEVSPVAVVAEGTVAKSEAAAAPWRDRAMLDIGPELKGFPLEELSLLPTDELGELTTAWQRYDEDEHANADRAYAGQPMYLGERAASIFGFDRNRSGFLGLRFTCKSASRIALTFDEIMTDRDVDHTRLECSNIIYLDCEPGSYAFESIEPYTMKVMKLIVLEGGCELTACWLREYANPDSDSAAFDSSDAELNAIFEAARESFRQNAVDNFMDCPSRERAGWLCDSFFTARVEADLTGGSVIEQNFFENFALPKRFAHLPEGMLPMCYPADHYGGTFIPNWALWFILQLEEYRYRGGDETLIAALEPKVDALLRYFEGFRNEFGLLENLESWVFIEWSKANSFVNGINFPTNMLYAGALEAAGRLYDRPDYAEQAVALKQIVREFSFDGEFFVDQAIENADGEIELTDHRTEVCQYYAAFFGIADTQEQRNWFASLLHDFSPGRGSDEPTIADISGVHPANAFIGYYLRMELLSQAGASAQLLQEIAAFFGGMAKRTGTLWEHNRTTASCNHGFASHVVRCLYRDALGIESLDLNNNRLTISFTDTDLQRCSGKLPTPFGPVELAWQVQGDELHYTLTAPPQLTVDIRNYSGKQLAAEMN, encoded by the coding sequence ATGGCCTTTCAACTTGCCCGTCCCATCTGGCCCGCCGGCTTGGAAACGGAAATGAATATAACCGGAGGCTTCCGGGCGCGGTTCGATACCGTTTCCGCCGCCGATGCACGCTGCCTCGTAAGGATAACCGCATCCTGCCGGTATCGCGTCTACGTCAACGGACGCTTTCTCGGCCATGGACCGGCGGCCGGCCCGCACGGCTACTATCGCGTCGATGAGTGGCAGGTGCCGTCGGAGTCGCTGCGCGAAGACGGCGGAAACATCGTCGCGGTCGAAGTCGCGGGCTATAACGTCAACAGCTTCTACACGCTGGATCAGCCTTCCTTCGTGCAGGCGGAGATTGAGCTTAATGGCCGCGTTGCAGCGGCTACGGGCGTAACGGGCGATAGCAGCTGCGCCGGCTTCGAAGCGTTCGTGCTGCGGGAGCGCGTGCGGAAGGTGCAGCGCTACAGCTTTCAGCGCCCATTCATTGAAGCGTACAGCCTGCGTCCGGACGTTCATGCTTGGCGCACGGACGCCGACGCTTTCCCGGCCGATCCGGCGGAGTGGCAAGCGGCTGAAGAGAAGCTGCTGCTGCCGCGGCGAGCGAGCTATCCGGCTTTTGACGAAGTCTCTCCTGTGGCTGTCGTGGCGGAAGGCACGGTGGCGAAAAGCGAGGCTGCCGCTGCCCCATGGCGTGACCGCGCAATGCTAGACATTGGGCCGGAGCTGAAAGGGTTCCCGCTGGAGGAGCTTTCGCTTCTTCCGACCGACGAGCTGGGCGAGCTGACGACGGCTTGGCAGCGTTACGACGAGGATGAACATGCGAATGCGGACCGGGCTTACGCGGGGCAGCCGATGTATTTGGGCGAGCGGGCTGCGTCGATCTTCGGGTTTGACCGCAATCGGTCCGGCTTTCTCGGCCTTCGGTTTACCTGCAAGAGCGCTTCGCGCATTGCGCTTACGTTCGATGAAATCATGACGGATCGCGACGTCGACCATACGCGGCTGGAATGCTCCAATATCATTTACTTGGACTGCGAGCCCGGCTCGTATGCGTTCGAATCGATAGAACCGTACACGATGAAGGTCATGAAGCTGATCGTGCTGGAGGGCGGCTGCGAGCTGACGGCCTGCTGGCTGCGGGAGTATGCGAACCCCGACAGTGACAGCGCCGCGTTCGACAGCTCCGACGCCGAGCTGAACGCGATATTCGAAGCGGCGCGGGAGAGCTTCCGGCAAAATGCGGTCGACAATTTCATGGACTGCCCTTCCCGGGAACGGGCCGGCTGGCTGTGCGACAGCTTCTTCACCGCCCGCGTGGAAGCGGATTTGACGGGAGGCTCCGTCATTGAGCAGAACTTTTTCGAAAACTTCGCGCTTCCGAAGCGCTTCGCGCATTTGCCGGAAGGGATGCTGCCGATGTGCTATCCCGCCGACCACTACGGCGGCACGTTCATTCCGAACTGGGCGCTCTGGTTCATTCTTCAGCTGGAGGAGTACCGCTATCGCGGCGGAGACGAAACGCTTATTGCTGCATTGGAGCCGAAGGTAGACGCGCTTTTGCGGTATTTTGAAGGCTTCCGCAACGAGTTCGGCTTGCTCGAAAATTTAGAGAGCTGGGTGTTTATCGAGTGGTCGAAGGCGAACAGCTTCGTTAACGGCATTAACTTCCCGACCAACATGCTTTATGCGGGAGCTCTGGAAGCGGCAGGACGCCTTTATGACCGCCCTGACTACGCGGAGCAGGCGGTTGCGCTGAAGCAGATCGTGCGGGAGTTCTCTTTCGACGGGGAGTTCTTTGTCGATCAGGCGATTGAAAATGCGGACGGCGAAATCGAGCTGACGGATCATCGCACCGAGGTGTGCCAGTATTATGCCGCCTTCTTCGGAATCGCCGATACCCAGGAGCAGCGGAATTGGTTCGCGAGCCTGCTGCACGATTTCAGCCCCGGCCGCGGTTCGGACGAGCCGACCATCGCCGACATCTCCGGCGTGCATCCGGCGAACGCGTTCATCGGCTACTACTTGCGGATGGAGCTGCTGTCGCAAGCCGGCGCTTCCGCGCAGCTGCTGCAGGAGATCGCCGCCTTCTTCGGCGGAATGGCGAAGCGGACGGGGACGCTCTGGGAGCATAACCGGACGACCGCAAGCTGCAACCACGGCTTCGCTTCCCATGTCGTGCGCTGCCTCTACCGGGATGCGCTTGGCATCGAGTCGCTCGATTTGAACAACAACCGATTGACGATCTCGTTTACGGATACGGACCTGCAGCGGTGCAGCGGCAAGCTGCCGACCCCGTTCGGGCCGGTGGAGCTCGCGTGGCAGGTGCAGGGCGATGAGCTGCATTACACTCTGACCGCGCCGCCGCAGCTGACGGTCGACATCCGCAACTACAGCGGCAAGCAACTTGCGGCCGAGATGAACTAA
- a CDS encoding VOC family protein: protein MIHHEGIHHVSLIVADIERAKTFYREVIGLQEIQRPAFDFPGAWYAVGSGGQQLHLLVHEGETKRGGGIDTRDGHFAIRVTDFDATIAWLTECGIEHRHNRNSITGFSQIFLLDPDRNIIELNAAR from the coding sequence ATGATTCACCATGAAGGGATCCATCATGTCAGCTTGATCGTGGCCGATATCGAGCGGGCGAAGACCTTTTATAGAGAAGTGATCGGGCTGCAGGAGATTCAGCGGCCGGCGTTCGATTTTCCGGGCGCCTGGTACGCGGTCGGCAGCGGCGGCCAGCAGCTGCACCTGCTCGTGCATGAGGGCGAGACGAAGCGCGGCGGGGGCATCGATACGCGGGACGGCCATTTCGCCATCCGCGTGACCGACTTCGATGCGACGATCGCGTGGCTTACCGAATGCGGCATCGAACACCGGCACAACCGGAACAGCATCACGGGCTTCTCTCAAATCTTCCTGCTCGATCCCGATCGCAACATTATCGAGCTGAATGCGGCGCGGTAA
- a CDS encoding putative bifunctional diguanylate cyclase/phosphodiesterase: MKANIKPLLFILLCSTLLVAGISFFSYSQSKSILKEKMTLSTQQTVLQTVDKLNIVLRGYEDLTYNLITDSTILSNLDTFSDAASNRLDRFNAERSIKTTIAVRFFSKGEFTGVHLLPLDLTLDAISSNRPDEGIADFTQTEWFDQALDGGGRIVWHETQRKGYLSGESSFAISRGLTLGSGKRYMLLVEIATRVLNETLAEDPLGEGGELVLLNADNRLLSTSKSRAEGDMYELPMPLSSDIERETWTSGLETATIHAGGEQKLVISGRLTTESWKVEAAVPVAGLVKDTRKIRNTTLASVLIIALVTYVFNYLYQRRRSDARIHYMAYHDHLTDLANRKLFLELLDKQIALSKAQSQRFAVLFIDLDRLKIINDTFGHAAGDKLLIDISERLKKQLDKSYAIARFGGDEFLVLMPQIGGENAVEAVIHRIAAMIQQPVYYQDKELFVSASIGISIYPQHGEDGSSLIKNADMAMYSVKESGRSSHRFYDAAMEKKSYGQLTLERDLRKALEREQLLLMYQPQIELATGRIAGVEALVRWKHHDYGMIPPGDFIAIAEDSRLIIPIGEWILYTACLQNKSWQNDGLPAVQVSVNLSIHQFQNDGMVDMVSRVLKQTGLDPQYLELEITESIAMQDVDQVILTLRALSELGVKISIDDFGTGYSSLSYLKNFPIHRLKVDKSFLDDMCESPKERAIVGAIIVMSHSLNLKVTAEGVETMQQVQLLSELNCDDAQGYIFSRPLPPGECALRLADNYSYAGRRA, translated from the coding sequence TTGAAGGCGAATATCAAGCCGTTATTGTTTATTTTGCTGTGCTCGACACTGCTCGTCGCCGGCATCAGCTTCTTCTCGTATTCCCAATCGAAGTCCATTTTGAAAGAAAAAATGACGCTTTCCACGCAGCAGACGGTGCTGCAAACGGTAGACAAGCTGAATATCGTTTTGCGCGGCTACGAGGATCTCACGTACAACCTGATTACGGACAGCACGATTCTGAGCAACTTGGACACGTTTAGCGACGCGGCCAGCAATCGCCTGGACCGCTTCAACGCGGAAAGATCGATCAAGACGACGATTGCGGTCCGTTTCTTCAGCAAAGGCGAATTTACCGGCGTTCATTTGCTTCCGCTTGATTTAACGCTGGATGCGATTTCGTCCAACCGTCCCGACGAGGGCATCGCCGATTTTACGCAGACGGAGTGGTTCGATCAGGCGCTGGACGGCGGCGGACGGATCGTCTGGCATGAAACGCAGCGGAAAGGCTATTTGTCCGGCGAGTCCTCGTTCGCGATCAGCCGCGGACTGACGCTCGGTTCCGGAAAGCGGTATATGCTGCTCGTCGAAATCGCCACCCGCGTACTGAACGAAACGCTGGCCGAAGATCCGCTTGGCGAGGGCGGCGAACTGGTCTTATTGAACGCCGACAATCGGCTGCTCAGCACGTCGAAGAGCCGGGCCGAAGGCGATATGTACGAGCTGCCCATGCCGCTCTCGTCCGATATCGAGCGAGAGACATGGACGTCCGGGCTGGAGACCGCAACGATCCATGCCGGCGGCGAGCAGAAGCTCGTCATCTCCGGCAGGCTGACTACGGAAAGCTGGAAGGTCGAAGCGGCGGTTCCGGTAGCCGGGCTTGTGAAGGATACGCGCAAAATCCGCAATACGACGTTGGCGAGCGTCCTTATCATCGCGCTGGTCACCTACGTGTTCAACTATTTGTATCAGCGCAGGCGCAGCGATGCCCGGATCCATTACATGGCCTATCACGATCATCTGACGGATCTGGCGAATCGCAAGCTGTTCCTTGAATTGCTGGATAAGCAAATCGCCCTCTCCAAGGCGCAGAGCCAGCGGTTCGCCGTGCTGTTCATCGACCTGGACCGGCTCAAAATCATCAACGATACGTTCGGTCACGCCGCGGGCGACAAGCTGCTGATCGACATCTCGGAGCGGCTGAAGAAGCAGCTCGACAAGTCGTATGCGATCGCGCGATTCGGCGGCGACGAATTTCTCGTCCTTATGCCGCAGATCGGCGGCGAGAATGCCGTGGAAGCCGTCATTCACCGCATTGCGGCCATGATTCAACAGCCGGTCTACTATCAGGATAAAGAGCTGTTCGTGTCCGCCAGCATCGGCATCAGCATCTACCCGCAGCATGGCGAGGACGGCTCGTCGTTGATCAAGAACGCGGACATGGCGATGTACAGCGTCAAGGAAAGCGGCCGGAGCAGCCACCGGTTCTACGATGCGGCCATGGAGAAGAAGTCGTACGGCCAGCTGACGCTGGAACGGGACTTGCGCAAAGCGTTGGAGCGCGAGCAGCTGCTCCTTATGTATCAGCCCCAGATCGAGCTGGCGACCGGCCGCATTGCCGGCGTCGAGGCCTTGGTACGATGGAAGCACCACGACTATGGCATGATTCCGCCCGGCGACTTTATCGCGATCGCGGAAGATTCCCGCCTCATCATCCCGATCGGCGAATGGATCTTATACACGGCCTGCTTGCAAAATAAATCGTGGCAGAATGATGGTCTGCCCGCGGTTCAAGTGTCCGTCAATTTGTCGATTCACCAGTTCCAGAACGACGGCATGGTCGACATGGTCTCCCGGGTATTGAAGCAGACGGGTCTGGATCCGCAATACTTGGAGCTGGAGATTACGGAATCGATCGCGATGCAGGACGTGGATCAGGTTATTCTTACGCTGAGGGCGTTGTCCGAGCTAGGCGTTAAAATATCGATCGACGATTTCGGCACCGGCTACTCCTCGCTCAGTTATTTGAAAAACTTCCCGATCCACCGCCTGAAAGTGGACAAGTCCTTCCTCGACGATATGTGCGAAAGCCCGAAGGAGCGCGCTATCGTCGGCGCGATTATCGTCATGTCGCACAGCCTGAATTTGAAGGTTACCGCCGAAGGCGTCGAGACGATGCAGCAGGTGCAGCTGCTGAGCGAATTGAATTGCGACGATGCGCAGGGGTATATTTTCAGCCGTCCTCTTCCGCCGGGGGAATGCGCGCTGCGGTTAGCGGACAATTACAGTTACGCGGGAAGGAGGGCTTAG
- a CDS encoding glycoside hydrolase family 172 protein — translation MYNFNGLDLGIGNLARLSNAKTRSISPENFTGEPGKGGMATEGTGANCARDLGIGWKVSPSVEIAAGETLTMGEIAGPGAIQHIWLTCFPGSWRNLIFRIYWDNEETPSVEVPVGDFFCNGWQERCNVNSFPVAVNPAGGMNSYWQMPFRGNARLTMENTSKSDKAVLYYQIDYTLTEVPEDMAYFHAQWRRSHPVAYKDVHTLIDGVKGKGHYVGTYLAWQVNNTGWWGEGEIKFYMDGDSEFPTICGTGTEDYFGGAWNWEHPQGQYGVYSTPFLGMHQVIKPDGLYRSQQRFGMYRWHVQDPIRFESELRVTIQDLGWRSGGRYLPQQSDIASTTFWYQAEPHAPFPTLPGNDEREVI, via the coding sequence GTGTACAACTTTAACGGCTTGGATTTGGGAATCGGAAATTTGGCTCGATTATCGAATGCGAAGACAAGATCGATCAGCCCTGAAAATTTTACGGGCGAACCGGGCAAAGGCGGCATGGCCACGGAAGGCACGGGCGCAAACTGCGCGCGTGATCTGGGCATCGGCTGGAAGGTATCGCCTTCGGTCGAAATCGCCGCCGGCGAGACGCTCACGATGGGCGAAATTGCCGGACCAGGCGCCATTCAACATATTTGGCTTACGTGCTTCCCGGGCTCGTGGCGGAATTTGATTTTCCGCATCTATTGGGACAACGAAGAGACGCCATCGGTGGAAGTGCCGGTCGGCGACTTCTTCTGCAATGGCTGGCAGGAGCGCTGCAACGTGAACTCCTTCCCGGTCGCGGTCAATCCGGCCGGCGGGATGAACAGCTATTGGCAAATGCCTTTCCGCGGCAACGCGCGTTTGACGATGGAGAACACGTCGAAGTCGGACAAGGCCGTGCTGTATTATCAAATCGACTACACGCTTACCGAGGTGCCGGAAGATATGGCTTATTTCCACGCGCAGTGGAGAAGAAGCCATCCGGTCGCTTACAAGGATGTGCACACCTTAATTGACGGCGTTAAAGGTAAAGGGCATTACGTCGGCACGTATCTGGCCTGGCAGGTGAACAATACGGGCTGGTGGGGCGAAGGCGAAATCAAGTTCTACATGGACGGCGACAGCGAATTCCCGACGATCTGCGGAACGGGGACGGAGGATTACTTCGGCGGCGCATGGAACTGGGAGCATCCGCAAGGCCAATACGGCGTGTACTCGACGCCGTTCCTGGGGATGCACCAAGTGATCAAGCCGGACGGTCTGTACCGCAGCCAGCAGCGCTTCGGCATGTACCGCTGGCATGTGCAGGACCCGATCCGTTTCGAATCGGAGCTGCGCGTGACGATCCAAGATTTGGGCTGGCGCTCCGGCGGCCGTTATTTGCCGCAGCAAAGCGACATCGCTTCGACGACCTTCTGGTATCAAGCGGAGCCGCATGCGCCGTTCCCGACGCTGCCGGGCAACGACGAGCGCGAAGTAATTTAG
- a CDS encoding ABC transporter substrate-binding protein: MNVRAAKKLRPLACAVFVLTIAAGCSPRPNDGSQDDKAAEPASAASGKVTLKMMENLTNPQRTAILKDMIASFEEEHPNIRVDLISPPFDQADETIGTMLAAKVQLDVVEVRDVNIADYVSKDYIEPLDAYAATWHDFATVANIPRSVGMVKDKLYFIANGLYERQLYYRKDWFDQLHLTPPATWQELYETAAKLTDPANNRYGFSFRGAKGGNSVYDTMIRTYNGERMKVDDGAFLVDGTTIYSSPEARQALDLFTRLYQDASPPESLYFGFEEQVNAFTSGQTAILLQDSDVIQTLQAKMKPGVWATAPMPTGPSGKALITVGAAGWGIPVQSSHKDEAWKLIAYLSSPQQNIELGKKYGLVPIHTLAASDPFFMTGPYQPLIEMTNNPATYIYYRLPIGYPSYLGWEKESRTTIQEMLLGRATIEETLAKWDAFWKEQQRLMQ, encoded by the coding sequence ATGAACGTTCGTGCAGCGAAGAAACTCCGTCCCTTGGCCTGTGCGGTGTTTGTGTTGACCATAGCCGCCGGCTGCAGTCCTAGGCCGAACGATGGGAGCCAAGACGATAAGGCAGCCGAACCGGCTTCGGCCGCTTCCGGGAAAGTAACGCTCAAAATGATGGAAAATTTGACGAATCCGCAGCGAACCGCGATTTTGAAGGACATGATCGCAAGCTTCGAGGAGGAGCATCCGAATATTCGCGTCGATCTTATTTCGCCGCCCTTTGACCAAGCGGACGAGACGATCGGCACGATGCTGGCTGCAAAGGTGCAGCTGGATGTCGTTGAAGTGCGGGACGTCAATATTGCCGACTACGTGAGCAAGGACTATATCGAGCCGTTGGATGCTTATGCCGCGACTTGGCACGATTTCGCAACCGTTGCGAACATTCCGCGCTCGGTCGGGATGGTGAAGGACAAGCTTTATTTTATTGCGAACGGCTTATACGAGCGTCAGCTTTATTACCGGAAGGACTGGTTCGACCAGCTCCATCTGACGCCTCCGGCAACATGGCAGGAGCTCTACGAAACGGCGGCCAAGCTGACGGACCCGGCAAACAATCGGTACGGCTTCTCCTTCCGCGGCGCAAAAGGCGGCAATTCCGTCTACGATACGATGATACGGACCTATAACGGCGAGCGAATGAAAGTGGATGACGGAGCCTTCCTCGTGGACGGCACGACGATTTATTCGTCGCCAGAAGCCCGGCAAGCGCTCGATCTGTTTACGAGGCTCTATCAAGACGCGTCGCCTCCGGAATCGCTCTATTTCGGCTTCGAAGAGCAGGTCAATGCGTTTACGTCCGGCCAGACGGCGATTCTGCTGCAGGACTCCGACGTCATTCAGACGCTTCAGGCCAAAATGAAGCCGGGCGTATGGGCGACCGCGCCAATGCCGACAGGTCCGAGCGGAAAGGCGCTTATTACGGTCGGGGCGGCGGGCTGGGGCATTCCCGTCCAATCGAGCCATAAGGACGAGGCGTGGAAGCTGATCGCGTACCTCTCGAGCCCGCAGCAAAATATCGAATTAGGCAAGAAGTACGGCCTCGTGCCGATTCATACGTTGGCGGCTTCCGATCCGTTCTTCATGACGGGCCCTTATCAGCCGCTGATCGAAATGACGAACAACCCGGCTACCTACATCTACTACCGCCTCCCGATCGGCTATCCGAGCTACCTGGGCTGGGAGAAGGAGTCGAGAACGACGATACAGGAGATGCTGCTTGGCCGCGCGACGATCGAAGAGACGCTGGCGAAGTGGGATGCGTTCTGGAAGGAACAGCAGCGGCTCATGCAGTAG
- a CDS encoding ROK family protein, whose product MLIGAVEAGGTKFVCGIGNEKGEILERVSFPTEQPEKTLANVIAYFRDKNVEAIGVGSFGPINIDPASPQYGYVTTTPKPGWGNYPFLPELRKAFDVPMGWDTDVNAAALGEATWGAAAGLDSCLYYTIGTGVGVGVYAEGKLVHGLVHPEGGHVLTRRHPEDTYEGFCPYHGDCLEGMAAGPALEGRWKVKGSELAPNHPAWAMEAFYIGQAVSSAVLLMSPKRVILGGGVMHQEHLFPLIRAEVRKNLNGYVSAEAVLDGIDAYIVPPGLGDNAGLSGALALGLRALGAK is encoded by the coding sequence ATGTTGATTGGAGCGGTTGAAGCAGGGGGTACCAAGTTTGTATGCGGTATCGGCAATGAAAAGGGCGAGATTCTGGAACGGGTGAGCTTTCCGACGGAGCAGCCGGAGAAGACGCTGGCGAACGTCATCGCTTATTTCCGCGATAAAAACGTAGAGGCAATCGGAGTCGGCTCGTTCGGCCCGATTAATATTGATCCGGCAAGCCCGCAATACGGCTATGTGACGACGACGCCGAAGCCGGGCTGGGGCAACTATCCGTTTCTGCCGGAGCTGCGCAAGGCGTTCGACGTCCCGATGGGCTGGGACACCGACGTGAACGCGGCGGCGCTTGGCGAAGCGACATGGGGCGCGGCGGCTGGCTTGGATAGCTGCTTGTACTACACGATCGGCACCGGTGTCGGCGTCGGCGTTTACGCGGAAGGCAAGCTCGTGCACGGGCTCGTTCATCCGGAAGGCGGCCATGTGCTGACGCGCCGGCATCCGGAAGATACGTACGAGGGCTTCTGCCCGTATCACGGCGACTGCCTGGAAGGAATGGCTGCCGGCCCTGCGCTGGAAGGCCGCTGGAAAGTAAAAGGAAGCGAGCTTGCGCCGAATCACCCGGCATGGGCGATGGAAGCTTTCTATATCGGACAAGCGGTGTCGAGCGCGGTGCTGCTGATGTCGCCGAAGCGGGTTATTCTCGGCGGCGGCGTCATGCACCAGGAGCATCTGTTCCCGCTCATTCGTGCAGAGGTACGCAAAAACTTGAACGGCTACGTCAGCGCGGAAGCGGTTCTTGACGGCATCGACGCGTATATCGTTCCGCCGGGCCTTGGCGACAACGCCGGCTTGAGCGGCGCTTTGGCGCTCGGCTTGCGCGCGCTTGGCGCGAAGTAA
- a CDS encoding M48 family metallopeptidase: protein MPSRKSRAWLWKWSAAVAGYAVLMALYVWYTSPNNVPAAYVGTPADPASFFSAGQLKDSAVLNAMRNWIFFMSGPWEWLIYVFLLFGGLARYWRDALERRGLPMIVRFPIFVLLVDAASFILYLPLRVLSYGLSKSYGITTQPVTGWIRDKLVAFGVGYVTLLAVSAVAFWILSRKGRWWLKLWLLSVPFTVFMMYVQPVVIDPLYNTFTRLSDPQLEARILELAAKADIPANRVYEANMSAKTNAINAYVTGISSSLRIVLWDTTLKQLTEQEILLIMAHEMGHYVMHHLEWSALGAVGSSLAVIVIGGGLYTWCIRRFGARVGIRSRSDMTALPLLLLIIAVLSFASLPISNAVSRGAESAADAYAMDLLGTADGSISMQQKTAVVTLSDVNPPLLVRWFRDTHPSDMERIIAAMKFEQTHKGAGADE from the coding sequence TTGCCTTCGCGAAAGTCGAGAGCATGGTTATGGAAATGGAGCGCTGCCGTCGCCGGCTATGCGGTCTTGATGGCTCTGTATGTCTGGTATACGTCGCCCAATAACGTGCCTGCCGCATACGTCGGGACGCCCGCCGATCCGGCTTCGTTTTTCAGTGCCGGACAGCTGAAGGACAGCGCGGTGCTGAATGCGATGCGCAACTGGATCTTTTTTATGAGCGGGCCATGGGAATGGCTTATTTATGTGTTTCTGCTGTTCGGCGGCCTTGCCCGCTATTGGCGGGACGCGCTTGAACGACGGGGGCTGCCGATGATCGTGCGCTTTCCGATCTTCGTGCTGCTCGTCGATGCCGCTTCGTTCATTCTCTATTTGCCGCTGCGGGTGCTGAGTTACGGACTATCGAAATCGTATGGCATTACGACGCAGCCGGTGACGGGCTGGATCCGGGACAAGCTGGTCGCCTTCGGGGTCGGCTATGTGACGCTGCTCGCCGTTTCGGCGGTCGCGTTCTGGATTCTATCCCGCAAGGGCAGATGGTGGTTGAAGCTGTGGCTCCTCTCGGTGCCGTTTACGGTGTTCATGATGTACGTGCAGCCGGTCGTGATCGACCCGCTGTACAATACGTTCACGAGATTGTCCGATCCGCAGCTGGAGGCGCGCATTCTGGAGCTGGCCGCGAAAGCGGATATTCCTGCGAATCGCGTCTATGAAGCGAACATGTCTGCCAAAACGAACGCGATCAACGCCTATGTGACCGGGATCAGTTCTTCCCTGCGCATCGTGCTGTGGGATACGACGTTGAAGCAGCTGACGGAACAGGAGATTTTGCTCATTATGGCGCATGAAATGGGGCATTACGTCATGCACCATCTGGAATGGAGCGCGCTCGGCGCCGTGGGCTCTTCGCTCGCCGTTATCGTGATCGGCGGCGGACTGTATACGTGGTGCATCCGGCGCTTCGGGGCGCGCGTCGGCATCCGCAGTCGTTCCGATATGACGGCGCTGCCGCTGCTGCTGCTGATCATCGCGGTGCTGTCCTTCGCGTCGCTGCCCATCAGCAATGCCGTCTCGCGCGGGGCGGAATCGGCCGCCGATGCGTATGCGATGGACCTGCTCGGTACCGCGGACGGCTCCATCTCGATGCAGCAGAAGACGGCGGTCGTTACGCTCAGCGACGTCAATCCGCCGCTGCTCGTGCGCTGGTTCCGGGATACGCACCCGAGCGACATGGAACGGATCATCGCGGCGATGAAGTTCGAGCAGACGCACAAAGGGGCAGGAGCGGATGAGTAG